One part of the Paenibacillus sp. genome encodes these proteins:
- a CDS encoding S-layer homology domain-containing protein yields MKFVRKTTALLLIFVVALGTLSGATTALAAVVSQPDVTVLQNDFIKITVDNATGRFGVRTVEGQPVRKKDQNVNMLFRGDDPETSFTTFRIDGTDYIFGNPYKFAADFFSEITPPVVVNNPNGTKQIETVWKIKGVQIKQILMLYSDPSDLKNAGNVNIRYEVINRSGADVQVGSRILLDTMVAGNDGPQFQIGTAYKSPLQVERKLVHEPEKLGVPVEDRAFYKLPPYWVMRDSYDPTNPLATNVVAYGFNNFAERDINIVDEMIVGHWNGLANTKWDYTPNGNLDFTRDTNDYGTADSAVAFYWNPAKVADQTAQTFETVYGLGEIIEPDKVFSIRYLDTPQQLAVLDDNSAYANDGVFDIIAEVENLAMYGMDHSRIDVDLTLESGLSFAKLDAQGNVMRDANGKPLTESYRTLSKTYRKTATPEEAAQGIIPKYKPGDTIVASFKVVAKGKPWPTTQEYLLTARSPETQGKIAGLEDEGIKAQYESNKANFILLPAVGDAAATYVYGLAPKELFQSDVKYVTVNLTNIGAYFTGNESSDPNFDLFFKEKVTGKRYRVPVKTSVTLLPTDDGFSGDMRITYQGGDRVNEAGDVIEAGLGPELPLGEYSVEIDYKGDAGGDPETAALFDLTSEQTFLVTDNAESRIREANILAVYKQSVDISHVTPSLSGDLLEELNELYPDAPFEGGEDLYSAVMAYKQARTFVAMASKAVDPEFDTASYLDDSALAETPTYHYRLFESDEAMEEFFGDEDIERESLVVVRGMIREVGEGSDKQVIVDTKTEPALINDAVAYKGKDMVFARGKLDAFGVDDSVGGYDDMPFFDTLFVKGEGTLSVASSGFIFHDGEWTLDFYNGFEKTLGDGYLIEDESFPDSGGNEEDNSLNGTLSWAVGALGDRLNPLRQLMIEQVYFNKQSLFSPSLFTFDGFGFTFNDFVLTQGGISFGGKLSLKVIEAEMRNVVFNDKGFVGVDAHLKFDLNEELGLIGPDDSGKAGDSAGSGSGSGSGSGGGAGGGAGGGSGGGTGGTGGGSEPEEPSKPKGSIDIVHFVQDVDDVSNQYGVSFAAQLKSMVEIEAALSFKRVADGRILPDVVAFGTTLPKPGVLVTGATYITGVRGAVRELADTIAGGTKDDPFPLVIEAGVSLKFGVSPAYHFGDIDLTLKRTGIKIEGKMDFSAVPEPTDDDLLPMLTYALLEAQWVKPWFVRLEAEVDIGGWDLIVGKAGIFVGQNLEKNRIDFEGYIGAKVQIPSSVPVVGGIPLSSVFFGLNNDKIWGSVGVLFVTLGVTYYWGGGVEFGTSGEQLPEGLVHLVVDNPERGPQLLVIGQGMTTVATSWLDTEQETQEIVYREVADGVSVLDTGAMNVGIGGITVKNGGRVHEIPMAGVSGNAIIEMEYVEQQMPSFTLKDASGKTYPIVFDNTNTNPKANAFTQVIPAASSSEGVDVRKAYILIPSDRTQQGGVWTLTAVNPVETRLLNVPNTPTLKNVALAKHQNNANLFTASWSVDHAKAGDTINLYLAKDAVTARTTKLEGGADVLEPGDPGLLIAKDLPVDHQGGVAGKTTSGSLAIDVTQVSMLGDVEDIRGLLQQGEYYLRAELRSDSAFGTKTSADRFEIIDPLAPKEVEAVAIEPGGNGYFELSFKPSPKKQGHEPFEHSYQIEAFRQIGEKLEPYSNFGELLFTEAELAPYWNPQTGRYEGIRVGGWAATTTSDAIDVASLEGTVMNLQEEVKYTGLEVGHTYAIGVSAVTKPTIEADKNENYHFAAAVKSASKLLPVPAKPKLSAASASLSAVNAHAIHMLTNQTAQSVELTSNQKDIEVEAFYGEESLGVFPFANEAGGSRGTLKFDRLKTDGPYAIELVARNKKTKDVGTTMLYLTVDTLAPVLYIDAPATGERASEGLIEVAGQTSNDAALLVNGTAVTVEEDGRFRGTVPIDSVEPNVSLRFVATDGAGNENAAVVDITNDIAVPVGLVLEQLPVLLPGAERTIQASLRVPDGKDAQGKPKFKTIPVPPELKDRLTFEVAQGEAVSVSETGKIKGLEVGASLVQATYRVSDGVTIEGMAVASVQLPEPAAMKSIALSASSVAGGKTKLSWTLPSDIDLGGKQLVYRRFNTDAITVPAFREAIADWAFVPEDGIVDVHAREAIMVALRTSSGKEVVAVSAAVRTPGSQTGVGGFGGFGGFGGFAGGGSSSVMLNNKPATMSSNSESVVVVVGSHDLEGIAGDIVIASAELAAPSVTIQFRADAVKQAIQKKKTIRIQMPKATLEFPPDKLAGVTNGFELTLKNNEEAAASETSALLSKVQASLLGAGEGVTIETNLPDSAWNGYVDMKLPLPETVAAEELTAVVLVGGDGRWTPLPWAMDESGGKPTVEVRLTGKGSVAFVGKSQTFDDVPHEFWGRESIESAASKLLVMGKGDNRYDPEASITRAEYPTLLLRVAGMMNRTGSRAFADVKSSDWYRDSVSAAAELGLVNGLENGAFAPNATLTRVEAMAMVGRLVSTLGVAKPLTERETAAILGRFEDAASVPDWAKTEVALAVRLGIIEGTGGSIAPNGVLTRAQAAAIAVRIDQLITKK; encoded by the coding sequence ATGAAATTCGTACGAAAGACGACGGCGCTGCTGCTCATTTTCGTCGTTGCGCTCGGAACGCTGTCGGGCGCCACGACCGCGCTCGCAGCCGTCGTAAGCCAGCCGGACGTTACGGTGCTGCAGAACGACTTCATTAAAATTACGGTGGATAACGCGACGGGGCGTTTCGGCGTCCGCACGGTCGAAGGCCAGCCGGTTCGCAAGAAGGATCAGAACGTCAACATGCTGTTCCGCGGGGACGATCCGGAGACGTCGTTCACGACGTTCCGGATCGACGGCACGGATTACATTTTCGGTAATCCCTATAAATTCGCCGCCGACTTTTTCTCGGAAATCACCCCGCCGGTCGTCGTCAACAATCCGAACGGGACGAAGCAAATCGAAACCGTCTGGAAAATCAAAGGGGTCCAAATCAAGCAAATTTTGATGCTGTACTCCGACCCGTCCGACCTGAAGAACGCAGGCAACGTCAATATTCGTTATGAAGTGATCAACCGAAGCGGGGCCGACGTACAAGTCGGCTCCCGCATTTTGCTCGATACGATGGTCGCCGGCAACGACGGCCCTCAATTCCAAATCGGGACGGCTTACAAATCGCCGCTGCAGGTGGAGCGCAAGCTCGTTCACGAACCGGAGAAGCTCGGCGTCCCCGTCGAAGACAGGGCGTTCTACAAATTGCCTCCGTATTGGGTGATGCGGGATTCTTACGACCCGACGAACCCGCTGGCGACCAACGTCGTCGCGTACGGCTTTAACAATTTCGCCGAGCGCGACATTAACATCGTCGACGAGATGATCGTCGGCCATTGGAACGGTTTGGCGAACACGAAATGGGATTATACGCCGAACGGCAATTTGGACTTCACGAGGGATACGAACGATTACGGCACCGCCGACTCGGCGGTAGCGTTCTACTGGAATCCTGCCAAAGTGGCCGACCAGACGGCGCAAACGTTCGAAACGGTGTACGGCTTAGGGGAAATTATCGAGCCCGATAAGGTATTTTCGATCCGTTATCTCGATACGCCCCAGCAGCTGGCCGTCTTGGACGATAACAGCGCCTACGCGAACGACGGCGTCTTCGACATTATCGCCGAAGTCGAAAACTTGGCCATGTATGGCATGGATCATTCTCGCATCGACGTCGACCTGACGCTGGAGAGCGGACTCAGCTTCGCGAAGCTCGACGCCCAAGGCAACGTCATGCGGGATGCGAACGGCAAGCCGCTGACGGAGTCGTACCGGACGCTGTCCAAGACGTACCGCAAGACGGCGACGCCCGAAGAAGCGGCGCAGGGCATCATCCCGAAATATAAGCCGGGGGATACCATCGTCGCCTCGTTCAAAGTCGTGGCGAAAGGAAAGCCTTGGCCGACGACCCAAGAATATTTGCTGACGGCCCGGAGCCCGGAGACGCAAGGGAAAATCGCAGGCTTGGAGGACGAGGGCATTAAAGCCCAGTACGAGTCGAACAAGGCGAATTTCATTCTCCTCCCGGCGGTCGGAGATGCGGCGGCGACTTATGTGTACGGGTTGGCGCCGAAAGAACTGTTCCAGTCGGACGTCAAATACGTCACGGTGAATCTGACGAATATCGGCGCGTACTTCACGGGGAACGAGAGCAGCGATCCGAACTTCGATCTGTTCTTCAAGGAGAAGGTCACGGGGAAGCGGTATCGCGTTCCGGTGAAAACATCGGTCACGCTGCTTCCGACCGATGACGGGTTTTCCGGCGATATGCGCATTACGTATCAAGGCGGGGATCGCGTCAACGAGGCCGGCGACGTCATCGAAGCGGGGCTCGGACCGGAGCTGCCGCTCGGGGAATATTCGGTCGAGATCGATTACAAAGGGGACGCAGGCGGAGATCCGGAAACGGCCGCGCTGTTCGACTTAACGTCCGAGCAAACGTTCCTTGTCACGGACAACGCGGAATCCAGAATTCGCGAAGCGAATATTTTGGCCGTATACAAGCAGTCCGTGGATATTAGCCACGTGACCCCGTCGCTGTCCGGCGATTTGCTGGAGGAGCTGAACGAGCTGTACCCCGATGCGCCTTTCGAAGGCGGGGAAGATTTATACTCGGCCGTTATGGCGTATAAGCAAGCGCGGACGTTCGTCGCCATGGCCAGCAAAGCCGTGGACCCCGAATTCGATACCGCTTCCTACTTGGACGACTCCGCGCTCGCGGAAACGCCGACGTACCATTACAGGCTGTTCGAGTCGGACGAAGCGATGGAAGAGTTTTTCGGGGACGAGGACATCGAGCGGGAATCGCTGGTCGTCGTCCGCGGCATGATTCGCGAAGTGGGCGAAGGCAGCGACAAGCAGGTCATCGTCGATACGAAAACCGAGCCCGCCCTCATCAACGACGCGGTCGCGTACAAAGGGAAGGACATGGTGTTCGCCCGAGGCAAGCTGGATGCGTTCGGCGTAGACGACAGCGTCGGAGGGTACGACGACATGCCGTTCTTCGATACGCTCTTCGTGAAGGGCGAGGGGACGCTCAGCGTCGCCAGCAGCGGATTTATTTTCCATGACGGCGAGTGGACGCTCGACTTTTACAACGGTTTCGAAAAGACGCTCGGAGACGGGTACCTCATCGAAGACGAATCGTTCCCGGACAGCGGCGGCAACGAAGAGGATAACAGCCTCAACGGTACGCTCAGCTGGGCGGTCGGGGCTCTCGGGGACCGATTGAACCCGCTCCGGCAGCTGATGATCGAGCAGGTGTATTTCAATAAACAAAGCTTGTTCTCGCCGTCTTTGTTCACGTTCGACGGCTTCGGATTTACGTTCAACGATTTCGTGCTGACGCAAGGCGGCATCTCTTTCGGCGGGAAGCTTTCGCTGAAGGTCATCGAAGCGGAGATGCGCAACGTCGTGTTCAACGACAAGGGCTTCGTCGGCGTGGATGCGCACTTGAAATTCGATTTGAACGAGGAGCTGGGCTTGATCGGTCCCGACGATTCGGGCAAGGCCGGCGATAGCGCAGGCTCGGGAAGCGGTTCGGGAAGCGGCTCCGGCGGAGGCGCTGGAGGAGGCGCAGGCGGAGGTTCGGGCGGCGGCACCGGCGGTACGGGGGGCGGTTCGGAACCGGAAGAGCCTTCCAAGCCGAAGGGCAGCATCGACATCGTTCACTTCGTTCAGGATGTGGACGACGTGTCGAACCAGTACGGCGTCAGCTTCGCCGCGCAGCTCAAGAGCATGGTCGAGATCGAAGCGGCGCTTTCGTTCAAACGGGTCGCGGACGGACGCATTTTGCCGGACGTCGTCGCCTTCGGCACGACGCTGCCGAAGCCGGGCGTGCTGGTCACGGGCGCGACTTACATCACGGGCGTTCGGGGCGCGGTGCGCGAGCTTGCGGATACGATCGCGGGCGGCACGAAAGACGATCCGTTCCCGCTCGTGATCGAGGCCGGCGTCAGCCTGAAATTCGGCGTTTCCCCGGCGTATCATTTCGGCGATATCGATTTAACGCTGAAGCGGACCGGGATCAAGATCGAAGGGAAGATGGACTTCTCCGCGGTTCCCGAGCCGACGGACGACGATCTGCTGCCGATGCTTACCTACGCGCTCTTGGAGGCGCAGTGGGTGAAGCCGTGGTTCGTGCGGCTAGAGGCCGAGGTAGACATCGGAGGCTGGGATTTGATCGTCGGGAAAGCCGGCATTTTCGTCGGGCAAAATCTCGAGAAAAACCGTATCGACTTCGAAGGATACATCGGGGCGAAGGTGCAAATCCCGAGCAGCGTGCCCGTCGTCGGCGGCATCCCGCTCAGCAGCGTATTCTTCGGACTGAATAACGATAAGATTTGGGGCAGCGTCGGGGTTCTGTTCGTAACGCTGGGCGTCACCTACTACTGGGGCGGCGGCGTCGAGTTCGGTACGTCCGGGGAGCAGTTGCCCGAAGGGCTGGTGCACCTCGTCGTCGACAACCCGGAACGCGGACCGCAGCTGCTCGTCATCGGCCAGGGGATGACTACGGTCGCCACCTCGTGGCTCGATACGGAGCAGGAGACGCAAGAGATCGTATACCGGGAAGTCGCGGACGGCGTCAGCGTGCTCGATACGGGCGCGATGAACGTCGGCATCGGCGGCATTACGGTCAAGAACGGCGGACGGGTGCATGAAATCCCGATGGCCGGCGTGTCCGGCAACGCCATCATCGAAATGGAATACGTAGAGCAGCAGATGCCTAGCTTTACGCTGAAGGATGCGTCCGGCAAGACGTATCCGATCGTCTTCGACAATACGAACACGAATCCGAAGGCCAACGCTTTCACGCAGGTCATTCCGGCGGCGAGTTCGTCCGAAGGCGTGGACGTGCGCAAAGCGTACATTCTGATACCGAGCGATCGCACGCAGCAAGGCGGCGTTTGGACGCTGACGGCCGTGAATCCGGTGGAGACGCGTCTGCTCAACGTTCCGAATACGCCGACGCTGAAGAACGTCGCGCTGGCGAAGCATCAGAACAACGCGAATCTGTTTACGGCCTCCTGGTCGGTGGACCATGCCAAGGCGGGCGATACGATCAACTTGTACCTCGCCAAGGACGCGGTGACGGCGCGAACGACGAAGCTCGAGGGCGGCGCGGATGTGCTGGAGCCGGGAGATCCGGGCCTGTTGATCGCGAAAGACCTTCCGGTCGATCATCAAGGCGGCGTCGCCGGCAAGACGACGAGCGGGAGTCTCGCGATCGACGTCACTCAAGTTTCGATGCTCGGCGATGTGGAAGACATTCGCGGGCTGCTGCAGCAGGGCGAATATTATTTGCGGGCGGAGCTTCGCTCGGACAGCGCGTTCGGCACGAAAACTTCGGCGGACCGATTCGAAATCATCGATCCTCTTGCGCCGAAGGAAGTCGAGGCCGTCGCGATCGAACCGGGCGGCAACGGATATTTCGAGCTGTCGTTCAAGCCTTCGCCGAAGAAGCAGGGCCACGAACCGTTCGAGCACAGCTACCAGATCGAAGCGTTCCGGCAGATCGGCGAAAAGCTTGAGCCGTACTCCAACTTCGGCGAGCTGCTGTTCACCGAGGCCGAGCTCGCGCCGTATTGGAACCCGCAAACAGGGCGCTACGAGGGCATCCGCGTAGGCGGCTGGGCGGCGACGACGACGAGCGACGCGATCGATGTGGCCAGCTTGGAGGGCACGGTCATGAACCTCCAAGAAGAAGTGAAATATACGGGGCTCGAGGTCGGACATACGTATGCGATCGGCGTGTCCGCCGTCACGAAGCCGACGATAGAAGCGGACAAAAACGAGAATTATCATTTCGCGGCGGCCGTGAAGAGCGCCTCGAAGCTGCTGCCGGTTCCGGCGAAGCCGAAGCTGAGCGCCGCGTCGGCGTCTCTGTCGGCCGTGAACGCGCATGCGATTCACATGCTGACGAATCAAACCGCACAAAGCGTCGAACTGACGTCGAACCAAAAGGATATCGAGGTCGAAGCGTTCTACGGCGAGGAGTCGCTGGGCGTATTCCCGTTCGCGAACGAAGCCGGCGGAAGCCGCGGGACGCTGAAGTTCGACCGCTTGAAGACGGACGGTCCGTACGCGATCGAGCTGGTGGCGCGGAACAAGAAGACGAAAGACGTCGGAACCACCATGCTGTACCTGACGGTGGACACGTTGGCGCCGGTGCTGTACATCGACGCGCCTGCGACCGGCGAGCGAGCGAGCGAGGGATTGATCGAGGTTGCGGGTCAAACCTCGAACGACGCGGCGCTGCTCGTCAACGGAACGGCCGTTACCGTCGAAGAGGACGGCCGCTTCCGCGGCACCGTGCCGATCGACTCGGTCGAACCGAACGTTTCGCTTCGATTCGTCGCGACCGACGGAGCGGGGAACGAGAACGCGGCGGTCGTCGACATTACGAACGACATCGCGGTGCCGGTCGGGCTGGTCTTGGAGCAGCTTCCGGTCTTGCTGCCCGGAGCGGAGCGAACGATTCAGGCGTCGCTGCGGGTGCCGGACGGCAAGGACGCGCAGGGCAAACCGAAATTTAAGACGATTCCGGTGCCGCCCGAGCTGAAAGATCGATTGACGTTCGAGGTCGCTCAAGGCGAAGCCGTCAGCGTCAGCGAGACCGGCAAGATCAAAGGGCTCGAAGTCGGCGCCAGCTTAGTCCAGGCGACGTATCGGGTTTCCGACGGGGTGACGATCGAAGGCATGGCCGTCGCTTCGGTACAGCTTCCGGAGCCGGCGGCGATGAAGTCGATCGCGCTGAGCGCGTCCTCCGTCGCGGGCGGGAAAACGAAGCTGAGCTGGACGCTGCCTTCGGATATAGACCTCGGCGGCAAACAATTGGTGTACCGCCGTTTCAACACGGACGCCATCACTGTCCCGGCATTCCGGGAAGCAATCGCGGATTGGGCGTTCGTTCCGGAGGACGGCATCGTCGACGTGCACGCGAGGGAAGCGATCATGGTCGCGCTCCGAACGTCGTCGGGCAAGGAAGTCGTCGCCGTGTCCGCCGCGGTGCGGACTCCGGGATCGCAAACGGGCGTCGGCGGCTTCGGAGGTTTCGGAGGCTTCGGCGGCTTCGCCGGAGGCGGTTCGAGCAGCGTGATGCTCAACAACAAGCCGGCAACGATGTCGAGCAACTCCGAATCCGTGGTCGTCGTCGTGGGTTCGCATGATCTCGAAGGGATCGCTGGGGATATCGTCATCGCCTCCGCCGAACTGGCCGCCCCGTCGGTCACGATTCAGTTCCGCGCCGACGCGGTGAAGCAGGCGATTCAGAAGAAGAAAACCATCCGCATCCAAATGCCGAAAGCGACTCTGGAGTTTCCTCCGGATAAGCTCGCCGGCGTGACGAACGGGTTCGAATTGACGCTGAAGAACAACGAAGAGGCGGCGGCGAGCGAAACGAGCGCCCTCTTGTCGAAGGTGCAGGCTTCCTTGTTAGGCGCCGGAGAAGGCGTCACGATCGAAACGAATCTTCCGGATTCGGCGTGGAACGGCTACGTCGACATGAAGCTGCCGCTTCCGGAGACGGTCGCGGCGGAGGAGCTTACCGCCGTCGTTCTGGTCGGCGGGGACGGCCGCTGGACGCCGCTGCCATGGGCCATGGACGAAAGCGGCGGCAAGCCGACGGTCGAGGTGCGATTGACCGGCAAGGGCAGCGTCGCGTTCGTCGGCAAATCGCAGACGTTCGACGACGTCCCGCACGAGTTCTGGGGACGCGAGAGCATCGAATCCGCCGCGTCGAAGCTGCTCGTCATGGGGAAAGGCGACAACCGCTACGATCCCGAGGCGAGCATTACCCGCGCCGAATACCCGACGTTGCTGCTGCGCGTCGCCGGCATGATGAACCGAACCGGCAGCCGCGCGTTCGCAGACGTGAAAAGCTCCGATTGGTATCGCGACAGCGTCTCGGCCGCGGCGGAGCTCGGGTTGGTGAACGGCCTCGAGAACGGCGCGTTCGCTCCGAACGCAACGCTGACGCGCGTCGAGGCGATGGCGATGGTCGGCCGACTGGTCTCGACGCTCGGCGTCGCGAAGCCGCTCACCGAGCGGGAGACGGCGGCGATTCTCGGCAGGTTCGAGGACGCGGCTTCGGTTCCGGATTGGGCGAAGACCGAGGTGGCTTTGGCCGTACGATTAGGCATCATCGAGGGTACAGGCGGCAGCATCGCGCCGAACGGCGTCCTGACGCGGGCGCAGGCGGCGGCGATCGCCGTGCGTATCGACCAATTGATTACGAAGAAGTAA
- a CDS encoding B12-binding domain-containing radical SAM protein, whose amino-acid sequence MKTVLTTLNAKYIHMSLALRYLKAYSEKEFDIELAEYTIKDPAMNVVTDLYRRAPDVVGFSCYIWNIEETIPIIRMLKKIRPDIRIVLGGPEVSYDTQYWMERIPEVDFIVMGEGEETLHHLLTELRDGTEKYHFVFGIAYRGKDGSVVLNPGRPKALLDDLPSPHYFAEDVPQLPTRVVYFETSRGCPFSCQFCLSSIEVGVRYFDIERTKRDLLHLIRSGARLIKFVDRTFNIKRDYALEIFQFLIDNHGGSCVFQFEITADIMRPEVISFLSEHAPPGVFRFEIGVQSTNEATNEIIQRRQNFAKLSRTVTMIKESGKIDQHLDLIAGLPEEDYASFRQTFNDVFALRPEELQLGFLKMLRGTGVRARAAEHGYVFMDNAPYEILGNDVLPFSDIVRIKQAEDVLEKYWNAHRADAAVTYLIESVFPSAWDFFQGFGAYWESRGWERIGHQLEDLFVRLREFLAAETPHALPAAEGLMKLDYFRQHKYRPRKIWWDPALSETEHASWMRRLLERPEDVGESFASLRLNERELHKQVMIDRVPFDLAAYLADGVVRLGRESLLIARYPAASSDAVARAVEIYSLPIVPAVLPGQ is encoded by the coding sequence ATGAAAACGGTCCTTACGACCTTGAACGCGAAGTACATTCATATGTCGCTCGCGCTCAGGTATTTGAAAGCTTACAGCGAGAAAGAGTTCGACATCGAGCTCGCCGAATATACGATCAAGGATCCGGCGATGAACGTGGTGACCGATCTGTATCGGCGCGCCCCGGACGTGGTCGGGTTTTCGTGTTATATCTGGAACATCGAAGAGACGATCCCGATCATCCGCATGCTGAAAAAAATTCGTCCCGACATCCGGATCGTGCTCGGCGGGCCGGAGGTGTCGTACGACACCCAGTATTGGATGGAGCGCATCCCCGAGGTCGATTTCATCGTCATGGGCGAAGGGGAGGAGACGCTCCACCATCTGCTGACGGAGCTGCGCGACGGAACGGAGAAGTATCACTTCGTATTCGGCATCGCGTACCGCGGGAAGGACGGCTCCGTCGTGCTGAATCCGGGGCGGCCGAAGGCGCTGCTGGACGACCTGCCGTCGCCGCATTATTTCGCGGAGGACGTGCCGCAGCTGCCGACGCGGGTCGTCTATTTCGAGACGAGCCGGGGCTGTCCGTTCTCGTGCCAGTTTTGCCTGTCGTCGATCGAGGTCGGCGTGCGCTACTTCGACATCGAGCGGACGAAGCGGGATTTGCTGCATCTGATCAGGTCCGGCGCGCGGCTCATCAAGTTCGTGGACCGCACGTTCAATATCAAACGCGACTACGCGCTCGAAATTTTTCAATTCCTGATCGACAACCACGGCGGATCGTGCGTGTTCCAGTTCGAAATTACGGCGGACATTATGCGCCCGGAAGTCATTTCGTTCCTTAGCGAGCATGCGCCGCCGGGGGTGTTCCGGTTCGAAATTGGAGTGCAATCGACGAACGAAGCTACGAACGAGATCATCCAGCGGCGCCAAAATTTCGCGAAGCTGTCGCGCACGGTGACGATGATCAAGGAGAGCGGGAAGATCGACCAGCACCTCGACTTGATCGCCGGGCTGCCGGAGGAAGATTACGCGTCGTTCCGCCAAACGTTCAACGACGTCTTCGCGCTGCGGCCGGAGGAGCTGCAGCTCGGCTTCCTGAAGATGCTCCGCGGCACGGGCGTGCGGGCGCGGGCGGCCGAGCACGGATACGTGTTCATGGACAACGCGCCGTACGAAATTCTCGGCAACGATGTGCTGCCGTTCTCCGACATCGTGCGCATCAAGCAGGCGGAGGACGTGCTCGAGAAATATTGGAACGCGCATCGGGCCGACGCGGCGGTGACGTATTTGATCGAGTCGGTCTTCCCGTCCGCGTGGGACTTCTTCCAGGGCTTCGGCGCATACTGGGAGTCCCGAGGCTGGGAGCGGATCGGGCATCAGCTCGAAGATTTGTTCGTCCGGCTGCGCGAGTTTCTCGCGGCGGAAACGCCGCATGCGCTGCCGGCGGCGGAGGGGCTGATGAAGCTGGATTACTTCCGTCAGCATAAGTACCGTCCCCGCAAAATATGGTGGGACCCGGCGCTGTCCGAGACGGAGCACGCCTCCTGGATGCGCCGCCTGCTGGAGCGTCCCGAGGACGTCGGCGAGTCGTTCGCGTCGCTGCGGCTGAACGAGCGCGAGCTGCACAAGCAGGTCATGATCGACCGGGTGCCGTTCGATCTCGCCGCGTACCTCGCGGACGGTGTCGTGCGCTTAGGGCGCGAATCGCTGCTGATCGCGCGCTATCCCGCCGCCTCCTCGGACGCGGTCGCCCGCGCCGTCGAAATCTACTCGCTGCCGATCGTTCCGGCGGTTCTTCCCGGTCAGTAA
- a CDS encoding FTR1 family iron permease, producing the protein MDFQAFLITFREALEALLIIGVIVTYLTRIGEKRWNKWVWLGVVLALLSSYGVALAFQVVLTGFAAMASHIYLKIGILLVSSALLTHMILFMAKQGRDMKDEVQSKVAAILTTGSVINMIVHAYLITLREGIETVFFFAAISGGDIEQAIRSWGALFGLIVAIVVAWTFFRGARRVPLGTFFKITGAFLVLIAAGLFVQGVGIMQDIGMLGTMYRTPGGQIGALYDLTWLMPEHPQDYEHYVRDFGVAPLVSGQVGIFFKAFLGYTQDPSVEEFLAYWGYYFLVFALLIRQRKKESSAAAVSEARTTSSAKVTA; encoded by the coding sequence ATGGATTTTCAAGCGTTCCTTATTACGTTCCGCGAAGCGCTCGAAGCGCTCTTGATCATCGGGGTGATCGTCACCTACCTGACGCGCATCGGCGAGAAGCGGTGGAACAAATGGGTGTGGCTCGGCGTCGTTCTGGCGCTGCTGTCCAGCTACGGCGTCGCGCTTGCGTTTCAGGTCGTGCTTACCGGCTTCGCGGCGATGGCGAGCCACATTTATTTGAAAATCGGCATCCTGCTCGTCTCGTCGGCGCTGCTGACGCACATGATATTGTTCATGGCGAAGCAGGGGCGCGACATGAAAGACGAAGTGCAGTCCAAGGTGGCGGCGATCTTGACGACCGGCAGCGTCATCAATATGATCGTCCACGCGTACCTCATTACGCTGCGCGAAGGGATCGAGACGGTGTTCTTCTTCGCGGCCATTTCGGGCGGAGACATCGAGCAGGCGATCCGGAGCTGGGGCGCGCTGTTCGGCCTCATCGTCGCGATCGTCGTGGCGTGGACGTTCTTCCGCGGCGCCCGGCGCGTGCCGCTCGGCACGTTCTTCAAGATTACGGGCGCGTTCCTCGTCCTGATCGCCGCCGGGTTGTTCGTACAGGGCGTCGGCATCATGCAGGATATCGGCATGCTCGGCACGATGTATCGGACGCCGGGCGGTCAGATCGGCGCGCTGTACGATCTGACGTGGCTTATGCCCGAGCATCCGCAGGATTATGAGCACTACGTCCGCGACTTCGGCGTCGCGCCGCTGGTCAGCGGTCAGGTGGGCATTTTCTTCAAAGCGTTCCTTGGTTACACGCAAGACCCGTCGGTGGAAGAATTTTTGGCGTATTGGGGATACTACTTCTTGGTATTCGCGCTGCTGATCCGGCAACGGAAGAAAGAATCGTCCGCTGCCGCCGTATCCGAAGCGCGCACGACATCTTCCGCGAAGGTGACCGCATGA